The following are encoded in a window of Sinomonas cyclohexanicum genomic DNA:
- a CDS encoding GntR family transcriptional regulator, giving the protein MTAAVEGAASGVSLAEQAYLTLRDRLIMLEIKPGAPINDTALAAELGVGRTPVREALKRLEVDHLVVSYPRRGTFATAVDITELADVSEIREQLEPLAARRAARDASPAMRERLRETADTIEALTEPIDQRELMRYDITVHRLIYAAAGNPHLTDALIRYDNLATRIWCLVLDKVPSVAGHVQEHADLLRAIADGDAETAGHMALEHVTSFEATIRKAL; this is encoded by the coding sequence ATGACAGCTGCTGTGGAGGGCGCGGCGTCGGGCGTTTCCCTCGCCGAACAGGCGTACCTGACGCTGCGCGACCGGCTCATCATGCTCGAGATCAAGCCGGGTGCCCCGATCAACGACACGGCCCTCGCCGCGGAGCTCGGAGTCGGGCGGACGCCAGTCCGCGAGGCGCTCAAACGGCTCGAGGTGGACCACCTCGTGGTCTCCTACCCGCGGCGCGGAACATTCGCGACCGCCGTGGACATCACCGAGCTCGCCGACGTGTCCGAGATCCGCGAGCAGCTCGAGCCGCTCGCGGCACGCCGGGCCGCGCGCGACGCATCGCCGGCCATGCGCGAACGGCTCCGTGAGACCGCGGACACCATCGAGGCGTTGACCGAACCGATCGACCAGCGCGAGCTCATGCGCTACGACATCACGGTGCACAGGCTCATCTACGCCGCCGCCGGAAACCCGCACCTCACCGATGCCCTCATCCGCTACGACAACCTCGCCACGCGGATCTGGTGCCTCGTCCTGGACAAGGTGCCCTCCGTGGCCGGCCACGTCCAGGAGCACGCCGACCTCCTGCGCGCGATCGCCGATGGTGACGCCGAGACCGCCGGCCACATGGCCCTCGAGCACGTGACGAGCTTCGAGGCGACGATCCGCAAGGCACTCTGA
- a CDS encoding FdhF/YdeP family oxidoreductase yields the protein MFAQKPQIEDIDEGALEVHAPKTYAAGVKAVTVALERGLAQAGVARTVRSMLRVNQRDGFDCPGCAWPESISGRRKPAEFCENGAKAIAEESTVRTVGPEFWAEHPISVLEGKSEFWLGSRGRITEPVVIRPGETHYSPISWQDAFALIGEHIKATTPDRCVFYTSGRTANETAFMYQLLARSLGTNNLPDCSNMCHESSGFALNPTIGVGKGTVSLEDIHHAELVLVIGQNPGTNHPRMLSALAECKANGGKVVGVNPLPEAGLMGFKDPQTVAGVVGDGVAIADEFLKVRVGGDLALLQALGHLLLEAEDRNPGGVVDREFVAAQTVGFEEYRQARRSIDWEATLSATGLTRAEIETVAELMIASKATIVCWALGLTQQPHSVNTLKEIVNLLLVQGNFGKPGAGACPVRGHSNVQGDRTMGIWEKPTEAFIAALEAEFGLPLPREHGFESVETQHALEAGEVDVFVSMGGNFLSAASDTANTEKGLRRTGLTVHISTKPNLSHVAHGRTSLILPTLGRTDVDDKHAAGRQFVTVEDSMSVVHRSQGRLRPVSEHLLAEPVIVARMAVAALGEDHPVDWRAMAEDYDVVRDHISRVIPGFEDFNARVRTKDGFVLPSPPRDTRTFATDVGRARFTVSPLEYLEAPPGHLILQTLRSHDQYNTTIYGLDDRYRGISNARRVVLVNPDDLADLGYADRDLVDVVSTFNGDERRAEGFRLVAYPTARGCAAAYYPEANVLVHKDLVARESNTPGYKAVTVRFERGSAG from the coding sequence GTGTTTGCGCAGAAGCCCCAGATTGAGGACATCGACGAGGGAGCCCTCGAGGTCCACGCGCCGAAGACCTACGCCGCCGGCGTGAAGGCGGTGACGGTTGCGCTCGAGCGGGGGCTCGCGCAGGCGGGGGTCGCACGGACAGTGCGTTCGATGCTGCGGGTGAACCAGCGGGACGGGTTCGACTGCCCGGGGTGCGCGTGGCCGGAGTCGATTTCCGGCCGGCGCAAGCCGGCCGAGTTCTGCGAGAACGGGGCGAAGGCGATCGCGGAGGAATCCACGGTGCGCACGGTGGGGCCGGAGTTCTGGGCCGAGCACCCGATCTCGGTCCTCGAGGGGAAGAGCGAGTTCTGGCTGGGCAGCCGGGGCCGGATCACCGAGCCGGTCGTGATCAGGCCCGGGGAGACGCACTACTCGCCGATCTCCTGGCAGGATGCGTTCGCCCTCATCGGTGAGCACATCAAGGCCACGACCCCGGATCGGTGCGTCTTCTACACCTCGGGGCGGACGGCGAACGAGACCGCGTTCATGTACCAGCTCCTCGCCCGGAGCCTGGGTACGAACAACCTTCCGGACTGCTCGAACATGTGCCACGAGTCCTCGGGCTTCGCGCTCAACCCCACGATCGGCGTGGGCAAGGGCACTGTCTCGCTCGAGGACATCCACCACGCCGAGCTCGTGCTCGTGATCGGCCAGAACCCGGGCACGAACCACCCGCGGATGCTCTCGGCGCTGGCGGAGTGCAAGGCCAACGGCGGCAAGGTCGTCGGTGTGAACCCGCTGCCGGAGGCGGGGCTCATGGGCTTCAAGGACCCGCAGACCGTCGCCGGGGTCGTGGGGGACGGCGTCGCGATCGCGGACGAGTTCCTCAAGGTCAGGGTCGGCGGAGACCTCGCGCTCCTCCAGGCCCTCGGGCACCTGCTCCTGGAGGCCGAGGACCGGAACCCGGGCGGCGTCGTCGACCGCGAGTTCGTGGCGGCGCAGACGGTGGGCTTCGAGGAGTACCGGCAGGCCCGCCGCAGCATCGACTGGGAAGCCACCCTCTCCGCGACGGGGCTCACCCGGGCGGAGATCGAGACGGTCGCGGAGCTGATGATCGCCTCCAAGGCCACGATCGTGTGCTGGGCGCTGGGCCTGACGCAGCAGCCCCACTCGGTCAACACGCTGAAGGAGATCGTGAACCTGCTCCTGGTGCAGGGGAACTTCGGCAAGCCCGGGGCAGGGGCGTGTCCAGTCCGCGGGCACTCGAACGTCCAGGGCGACAGGACCATGGGCATCTGGGAGAAGCCCACCGAGGCGTTCATCGCCGCCCTCGAGGCCGAGTTCGGGCTCCCGCTGCCCAGGGAGCACGGGTTCGAGTCGGTCGAGACCCAGCACGCGCTCGAGGCCGGGGAGGTGGACGTGTTCGTCTCGATGGGCGGGAACTTCCTCTCCGCGGCCTCGGACACCGCCAACACGGAGAAGGGGCTCAGGCGCACGGGCCTGACGGTGCACATCTCCACCAAGCCCAACCTCTCCCACGTCGCCCACGGCCGCACTTCGCTGATCCTGCCCACCCTGGGCAGGACCGACGTGGACGACAAGCACGCCGCCGGGCGGCAGTTCGTCACCGTGGAGGACTCGATGTCGGTCGTGCACCGCAGCCAGGGGCGCCTGCGCCCCGTCTCCGAGCACCTCCTGGCCGAGCCCGTGATCGTGGCCCGCATGGCCGTCGCCGCGCTCGGCGAGGACCACCCTGTCGATTGGCGGGCCATGGCCGAAGACTATGACGTCGTCCGCGACCACATCTCGCGCGTCATCCCCGGGTTCGAGGACTTCAACGCCCGCGTGCGCACCAAGGACGGCTTCGTCCTGCCCAGCCCGCCGCGGGACACCCGCACGTTCGCCACGGACGTGGGCCGGGCCCGCTTCACCGTCAGCCCGCTCGAATACCTCGAGGCGCCACCGGGCCACCTCATCCTGCAGACCCTGCGCAGCCACGACCAGTACAACACCACCATCTACGGCCTCGATGACCGTTACCGTGGTATCTCCAACGCCCGCCGCGTGGTCCTGGTCAACCCGGACGACCTCGCCGACCTCGGGTACGCCGACCGCGACCTCGTCGACGTCGTCTCGACCTTCAACGGCGACGAGCGCCGCGCCGAGGGCTTCCGCCTCGTCGCCTATCCGACCGCGCGAGGCTGCGCCGCCGCCTACTACCCCGAGGCCAACGTCCTGGTCCACAAGGACCTCGTCGCCCGCGAGTCCAACACGCCAGGCTACAAGGCCGTCACGGTGCGGTTCGAACGGGGGAGCGCGGGCTGA